The genomic window CAAAACCAAATATAAGTGGAATAACCGAATAAGGTGATGAGTTAAAACAGAACACCATATCAGCAACTGCGATTGCTGCATATACAAGTACAACAATAATACATTGACCTTAGTCAAGAAACAACAATAGTTTTTCCTTTCCCATTCCGATATATATGAAACCAAATGTTTTCTTCATTTATTGTAAGCATGAATAATAAGAGACACACAATGCTTAACACTGTTCAATTCAATTTGCTTATGATGTTCTTTAAATTATAAGTAAAAAAGAAAAGGTGATTACGGTACCACATAATACACAGGTTTCTACCATAAAGAGACCAGAATAGATTACTAGGAGGAAAGAAAAAGATATATTGTAATGTGTCATATGTACTTAAAAACAGTCAGTGAATCTTAAGTTCTTTACATGATTTTTTGAATTGTCAAAtacagaaaaaacaaaaaaaaaaaaaatcaattacaaaAGAACCATATCATTCTAAATGGCAAACTCTAAATTACTATGGAACTACCCAAATTGGTGGAGGATCAATCCTATTTGCACATTGCATGAGGCTCTTAATACATTTCTCTTGAAGATTGAAAACACCCCAATCATGTCCACCATACATGTAGTCCAAAGTCATCTCTTCCCACCTATCATCTGTGAAATAGATCGAGTTTGCTTCACACCCTAAGCAAGCTTTAGCATCCATTGATACAGACTCATTAGCACCCAAGAACAGAACTTTATCATGTAAAGATCTCATCTTTTTCCATCTCTTGTCTTCAATATCAAGTTTATAAACACTAAAATACTTTGTTCTATAAGGACAAATCAATGGTTGTGTATCCTCAGATGATAAAAGATCTCCTTCTTCTATTACCAACCCGTCATCATTCACAAAATTCCCAATAAATCTTGTCACCAGCAAGATTTCTTCTGCAGATACCATTAAGTATAAATTTCTTGAGAAATTATTTTCTAAATATGGTTTTTCCTCTTCATAATTTGCCTCCACAGGTGGTGTTAAAAGAATCAATCTTTTAGGAATTTGCCCACAAATATTCCAGACTTCAACAGAACCATCTTGTGTCAAGGCATAGAGATAGTTGTTGCTGAACACAATGTCACTATAAGATTGCTCATCATCAGAGAGCTCAACCCAAGTTGCAGAGTTGCAATAAGCAATCTTGTAGTTGGAACCATATATGATGGCAAGAATGTAGCTTGAGGGAGAGGAAGAACACATCAAGATTGCTTTGACTATGAAGGTTTTCCTTAAGTATTCAGCAAAGTAAGAATATGTGACAGGGTGCAAGAATGAAAGGGGAAGAGGTGGTACGTTAATGGtagtggaagaagaagagtttaGAAGAAGTGGAACTCCATTCTGATCCAAAAGTATAATCCAACCATGAGAAGAACCAACACACCATGCTCCAACATGACCCTTCAATATGTTCTTCCATTCATAAAGCTTTTTCTCTGATAAACTGAAGATGCTTCGGTCAACAGTTATAGGATCATCATCATCAATGAGGTGTGTTTGTTGAAGGCTTGGAAGAAGAGCGTAGGGAactgagagagaaggagaagccATTGAAGTGTGAGTATTGTTTTTCACTCTTCTTTTTTGAcgctctttaatttcatggaaGAGAACTGTGAGGATTAAGACTTTAAATAGACTGAGATATCTACATTAAAATAGGAAACTAAAATCTGATTAAATCTTAAAAgattaaaaagattaaaaaagattaaaaaacttaaaaaaagattaaatcttaaatctgattaaaatatcattaataagataaaatattgttgaaaaagattaaaaaagatCCGGTAAAAAAATATGTCAATCTTAACGACCTCAACTCCTCAAGCGGCCTGACACTTAACTAACATGCTCACATTATAGCAAGGGAGTCAAAATGGCAACATACCTCGCAAAATCGTACGATTATGCAATTCAAACAGAAGCACCACCCGACCCGGCTTCAGTGCAACGGGCCAACAACCTGGCCCAGACCCAACCAACACAGAAGCTCCACCCGACCCGGCTTCAGTCTGCGATTCAAACAGCACTTCCCTCCCCTACCAGCGCCTGAGCGAAGACTTCCATTGGTTAATGATGCTTTGCCTCCGTACGGCTGCAGACTCGAAGCTCCACTCCCTCCCGCAGCGATCTGTCTGACTCTGGCTCTCTCCGTGGATCGGTCTCGGCGCCTCCACCGCCAGCGACTTCGCATGACTTGCCTCCCTCCTCTCCTCTTTTGCTGGTTTCTTCCAAGTTTTTATATTTTCTGATAGTCAAAAGGTGCTTAAGggccaaaaataaagaaaaactaaACATTTCTAACTCTCTCTTCTAAGGTTTTATATAGTACATGTATATCAAGATAATAATTGTTGGTGAATTATTGAATTTTTGTTATATTCTAAAATCTCTGCTCATTtgcttttgttattttttaattaattttggtatGTTATGAAATCTTTGCTTAATTGCTTTTGCTATTCTTGAATCATTGGATTTAATTTAATGTTTTCTTTTGAAGTTGTGTTTGTAACTTGTAAGTTTGATTAGCTAAactttttataaattaatttttatgctatcaaaatttttaaatatttttttagaatatACAAATCATGTTTACATTACGCCTTACAATTTTATAAGTTATAATTCTACTTTATTCTTTAAATTGAGATAGAAATTATGAGTttattatcttaaattttaaagctaaaatatatttattgatttaaacgtttattttgttttttgaaaTTATATGATGATATATTTTTTACTTGTGAGGTGTTTGAACTAAATCTTCATATCTTTTTTAAGTAGACTGATGGCGTtaactcaaaaatattttttgaggtGTTTATGCAATAGATGTTTTCTTTTTAGATCTTATATATTAGGCGGTATTTGTTTATAGGTACGGAATA from Arachis ipaensis cultivar K30076 chromosome B09, Araip1.1, whole genome shotgun sequence includes these protein-coding regions:
- the LOC107616731 gene encoding F-box protein SKIP23, translated to MASPSLSVPYALLPSLQQTHLIDDDDPITVDRSIFSLSEKKLYEWKNILKGHVGAWCVGSSHGWIILLDQNGVPLLLNSSSSTTINVPPLPLSFLHPVTYSYFAEYLRKTFIVKAILMCSSSPSSYILAIIYGSNYKIAYCNSATWVELSDDEQSYSDIVFSNNYLYALTQDGSVEVWNICGQIPKRLILLTPPVEANYEEEKPYLENNFSRNLYLMVSAEEILLVTRFIGNFVNDDGLVIEEGDLLSSEDTQPLICPYRTKYFSVYKLDIEDKRWKKMRSLHDKVLFLGANESVSMDAKACLGCEANSIYFTDDRWEEMTLDYMYGGHDWGVFNLQEKCIKSLMQCANRIDPPPIWVVP